One Sus scrofa isolate TJ Tabasco breed Duroc chromosome 1, Sscrofa11.1, whole genome shotgun sequence DNA segment encodes these proteins:
- the GTF3C5 gene encoding general transcription factor 3C polypeptide 5 isoform X1 — MAAAADAGQGGAVSVDLRHERRMVCVEYPGLVRDVSKMLLTLGGEESVSRIYADPSKRLELYFRPKDPYCHPVCANRFSTSSLLLRIKRRRQRGVPGSEARLDLQVLGIVATVYKFQGLSDFQYLAVHTEPGGRQVSMYDKVLMLKPEKESFFHQELPLYIPPPIFSRLDTPVDYFYRPETQHREGYNNPPISGENVIGLSRARRPHNAIFVNFEDDGVPAQPLEAAVQTWKKVCTNPLDQKVEKELRKLFEIRPIWSRNAVKANISIHPDKLKVLLPFMAYYMITGPWRSLWIRFGYDPRKQPEAKIYQVLDFRIRCGMKHGYAPSDMPVKAKRSAYNYSLPITVKKTPSPLVTMHDLKQGLAPSRMISARRSASNNYKLKDSIYIFREGALPPYRQMFYQLCDLNVDELQKVIHRNDGAEGPCTERDGWCLPKTSDDLRDAMSLMIRQTIRAKRPATCGRAAPVPPGGQGRGSQAPITLHRLPLPRTNSPHKRALFSGPDKADSGKEQLTCDSGEDEEEEEDEEEEEEEDFKPSDGSENEMETEILDYV, encoded by the exons ATGGCGGCGGCGGCCGACGCGGGGCAGGGGGGCGCCGTCTCGGTGGACCTGCGGCACGAGCGGCGCATGGTGTGTGTGGAGTACCCGGGCCTGGTGCGCGACGTGTCCAAGATGCTGCTGACCCTGGGCGGCGAGGAAAGCGTCTCCCGG ATCTATGCGGACCCCAGCAAGAGGCTGGAGCTCTACTTCCGGCCCAAGGACCCTTACTGCCACCCAGTGTGTGCCAACCGCTTCAGTACCAGCAGCCTGCTGCTCCGGATCAAGAGGAGGCGGCAGCGGGGGGTGCCGGGGTCCGAGGCCCGCCTCGACCTGCAGGTCCTTGGCATTGTCGCCACCGTTTACAAATTTCAAG ggctgtcCGACTTCCAGTACCTGGCGGTGCACACGGAGCCGGGCGGCCGGCAGGTGTCCATGTACGACAAGGTGCTCATGCTCAAGCCCGAGAAGGAGAGCTTCTTCCACCAGGAGCTGCCGCTCTACATCCCGCCGCCCATCTTCTCGCGGCTCGACACCCCCGTGGACTACTTCTACCGCCCGGAGACGCAGCACCG GGAAGGCTACAACAACCCCCCGATCTCAGGCGAGAACGTGATCGGCCTGAGCAGGGCCCGGCGCCCCCACAATGCCATCTTCGTCAACTTCGAGGACGACGGGGTGCCCGCGCAGCCCCTGGAGGCTGCGGTGCAGACGTGGAAGAAGGTCTGCACCAACCCCCTGGACCAGAAGGTGGAGAAGGAGCTGAGGAAG CTGTTTGAGATCCGTCCCATCTGGTCGCGTAACGCCGTCAAGGCCAACATCAGCATCCACCCCGACAAGCTCAAGGTGCTGCTGCCCTTCATGGCCTATTACATG ATAACTGGTCCCTGGAGAAGCCTGTGGATTCGATTCGGGTACGACCCCCGCAAACAGCCGGAGGCCAAGATTTATCAAGTCCTTGACTTCCGGATCCGCTGCGGGATGAAGCACG GCTACGCCCCCAGTGACATGCCTGTCAAGGCCAAGCGCAGCGCCTACAACTACAGCCTCCCCATCACCGTCAAGAAGACAC CCAGCCCGCTTGTCACCATGCATGACCTGAAGCAGGGCCTGGCCCCCTCCCGGATGATCAGTGCACGGAGGTCGGCCTCCAACAACTACAAGCTTAAG GACTCCATCTACATCTTCCGGGAGGGGGCCTTGCCGCCGTACCGCCAGATGTTCTACCAGTTATGCGACCTGAACGTGGACGA GCTGCAGAAGGTCATTCACCGCAATGACGGGGCCGAGGGCCCCTGCACAGAGCGGGACGGGTGGTGCCTGCCCAAGACCAGCGACGACCTCCGGGACGCCATGTCCCTCATGATCCGGCAGACCATCCGCGCCAAGAGGCCTG CCACGTGTGGACGCGCCGCACCTGTTCCCCCGGGAGGGCAGGGACGGGGGAGCCAGGCTCCCATCACCCTGCAccgcctgcccctccccaggacGAACAGCCCCCACAAGAGGG CTCTCTTCTCCGGCCCGGACAAAGCTGACAGCGGGAAAGAACAGCTGACCTGCGACTCTggggaggacgaggaggaggaggaggacgaggaggaggaggaggaggaggacttcAAGCCGTCCGACGGGAGTGAGAACGAGATGGAGACGGAGATTCTGGACTATGTGTGA
- the GTF3C5 gene encoding general transcription factor 3C polypeptide 5 isoform X2 produces the protein MAAAADAGQGGAVSVDLRHERRMVCVEYPGLVRDVSKMLLTLGGEESVSRIYADPSKRLELYFRPKDPYCHPVCANRFSTSSLLLRIKRRRQRGVPGSEARLDLQVLGIVATVYKFQGLSDFQYLAVHTEPGGRQVSMYDKVLMLKPEKESFFHQELPLYIPPPIFSRLDTPVDYFYRPETQHREGYNNPPISGENVIGLSRARRPHNAIFVNFEDDGVPAQPLEAAVQTWKKVCTNPLDQKVEKELRKLFEIRPIWSRNAVKANISIHPDKLKVLLPFMAYYMITGPWRSLWIRFGYDPRKQPEAKIYQVLDFRIRCGMKHGYAPSDMPVKAKRSAYNYSLPITVKKTPSPLVTMHDLKQGLAPSRMISARRSASNNYKLKDSIYIFREGALPPYRQMFYQLCDLNVDELQKVIHRNDGAEGPCTERDGWCLPKTSDDLRDAMSLMIRQTIRAKRPALFSGPDKADSGKEQLTCDSGEDEEEEEDEEEEEEEDFKPSDGSENEMETEILDYV, from the exons ATGGCGGCGGCGGCCGACGCGGGGCAGGGGGGCGCCGTCTCGGTGGACCTGCGGCACGAGCGGCGCATGGTGTGTGTGGAGTACCCGGGCCTGGTGCGCGACGTGTCCAAGATGCTGCTGACCCTGGGCGGCGAGGAAAGCGTCTCCCGG ATCTATGCGGACCCCAGCAAGAGGCTGGAGCTCTACTTCCGGCCCAAGGACCCTTACTGCCACCCAGTGTGTGCCAACCGCTTCAGTACCAGCAGCCTGCTGCTCCGGATCAAGAGGAGGCGGCAGCGGGGGGTGCCGGGGTCCGAGGCCCGCCTCGACCTGCAGGTCCTTGGCATTGTCGCCACCGTTTACAAATTTCAAG ggctgtcCGACTTCCAGTACCTGGCGGTGCACACGGAGCCGGGCGGCCGGCAGGTGTCCATGTACGACAAGGTGCTCATGCTCAAGCCCGAGAAGGAGAGCTTCTTCCACCAGGAGCTGCCGCTCTACATCCCGCCGCCCATCTTCTCGCGGCTCGACACCCCCGTGGACTACTTCTACCGCCCGGAGACGCAGCACCG GGAAGGCTACAACAACCCCCCGATCTCAGGCGAGAACGTGATCGGCCTGAGCAGGGCCCGGCGCCCCCACAATGCCATCTTCGTCAACTTCGAGGACGACGGGGTGCCCGCGCAGCCCCTGGAGGCTGCGGTGCAGACGTGGAAGAAGGTCTGCACCAACCCCCTGGACCAGAAGGTGGAGAAGGAGCTGAGGAAG CTGTTTGAGATCCGTCCCATCTGGTCGCGTAACGCCGTCAAGGCCAACATCAGCATCCACCCCGACAAGCTCAAGGTGCTGCTGCCCTTCATGGCCTATTACATG ATAACTGGTCCCTGGAGAAGCCTGTGGATTCGATTCGGGTACGACCCCCGCAAACAGCCGGAGGCCAAGATTTATCAAGTCCTTGACTTCCGGATCCGCTGCGGGATGAAGCACG GCTACGCCCCCAGTGACATGCCTGTCAAGGCCAAGCGCAGCGCCTACAACTACAGCCTCCCCATCACCGTCAAGAAGACAC CCAGCCCGCTTGTCACCATGCATGACCTGAAGCAGGGCCTGGCCCCCTCCCGGATGATCAGTGCACGGAGGTCGGCCTCCAACAACTACAAGCTTAAG GACTCCATCTACATCTTCCGGGAGGGGGCCTTGCCGCCGTACCGCCAGATGTTCTACCAGTTATGCGACCTGAACGTGGACGA GCTGCAGAAGGTCATTCACCGCAATGACGGGGCCGAGGGCCCCTGCACAGAGCGGGACGGGTGGTGCCTGCCCAAGACCAGCGACGACCTCCGGGACGCCATGTCCCTCATGATCCGGCAGACCATCCGCGCCAAGAGGCCTG CTCTCTTCTCCGGCCCGGACAAAGCTGACAGCGGGAAAGAACAGCTGACCTGCGACTCTggggaggacgaggaggaggaggaggacgaggaggaggaggaggaggaggacttcAAGCCGTCCGACGGGAGTGAGAACGAGATGGAGACGGAGATTCTGGACTATGTGTGA
- the CEL gene encoding LOW QUALITY PROTEIN: bile salt-activated lipase (The sequence of the model RefSeq protein was modified relative to this genomic sequence to represent the inferred CDS: inserted 2 bases in 2 codons) — protein MGSSELVIWCLACCLAAARAAKLGSVYTEGGFVEGVNKKLSLLGDSVDIFKGIPFAAAPKALENPQRHPGWQGTLKAKDFKKRCLQATITQDSTYGDEDCLYLNIWVPQGRKEVSRDLPVMIWIYGGAFLMGSGQGANFLSNYLYDGEELATRGNVIVVTFNYRVGPLGFLSTGDANLPGNYGLRDQHMAIAWVKRNIAAFGGDPDNITIFGESAGGASVSLQTLSPYNKGLIKRAISQSGVALSPWAIQKNPLSWAKTIAEKVGCPMDDTARMARCLKITDPRALTLAYKLPLTKQEFPVVHYLGFIPVVDGDFIPDDPVNLYANAADIDYLAGTNDMDGHLFATVDLPAVDKDKKTITEEDFYKLVSGFTIVKGPRGANITFDVYTASWAQDSSQETKKKTVVDLETDILFLMPTETAVAQHRANAKSAQTYTYVFAHPSRMPVYPSWXGADHADDLQYVFGKPFATPXGYRSQDRTVSKAMIAYWTNFARSGDPNMGGSSVPTHWEPYTLESSKYLEITNKMDSSSMKQDLRTSYLQYWATTYQALPTVADEGAIPVPPTGDSEATPAPPTGDPEATPAPPTGDSEATPAPPPSDAEVAQMPIVIGF, from the exons ATGGGGAGCTCAGAGCTGGTCATCTGGTGCCTGGCCTGCTGCCTGGCTGCAGCCAGGGCAGCGAAG CTGGGCTCCGTGTACACGGAGGGCGGCTTCGTGGAAGGCGTCAACAAGAAGCTGAGCCTCCTCGGCGATTCTGTGGACATCTTCAAGGGCATCCCCTTTGCCGCTGCCCCCAAGGCCCTGGAGAACCCCCAGCGACACCCAGGCTGGCAAG GGACCCTGAAGGCCAAGGACTTCAAGAAGCGGTGCCTGCAGGCCACCATCACCCAGGACAGCACCTATGGGGACGAGGACTGCCTCTACCTCAACATCTGGGTCccccagggcaggaaggaag TCTCCCGGGACCTGCCTGTCATGATCTGGATCTACGGAGGGGCCTTCCTCATGGGGTCCGGCCAGGGCGCCAACTTCCTCAGCAACTACCTGTACGACGGGGAGGAGCTGGCCACCCGCGGCAACGTCATCGTGGTCACCTTCAACTACCGCGTGGGCCCCCTGGGCTTCCTCAGCACCGGGGACGCCAACCTGCCAG GTAACTACGGCCTCCGGGACCAGCACATGGCCATCGCCTGGGTGAAGAGAAACATCGCGGCCTTCGGGGGAGACCCCGACAACATCACCATCTTCGGGGAATCGGCGGGAGGCGCCAGTGTCTCGCTGCAG ACCCTCTCTCCCTACAATAAGGGCCTCATCAAGCGAGCCATCAGCCAGAGTGGCGTGGCACTGTCCCCCTGGGCCATCCAGAAGAACCCCCTCTCCTGGGCGAAAACG aTTGCAGAGAAGGTGGGCTGCCCCATGGACGACACTGCCAGGATGGCCAGGTGCCTGAAGATCACTGACCCCCGCGCCCTGACGCTGGCCTACAAGTTGCCCTTGACGAAACAGGAGT TCCCCGTGGTGCACTATCTGGGCTTCATCCCGGTTGTCGATGGGGACTTTATCCCTGATGACCCGGTCAACCTGTACGCCAACGCCGCCGACATCGACTACCTGGCGGGCACCAACGACATGGACGGTCACTTGTTTGCCACCGTCGACCTGCCAGCCGTCgacaaggacaaaaagaccaTCACGGA GGAGGACTTCTACAAGCTGGTCAGCGGATTCACCATCGTCAAGGGGCCCAGAGGTGCCAACATCACCTTTGACGTGTACACCGCGTCCTGGGCCCAGGACTCGTCCCAGGAGACCAAGAAGAAGACCGTGGTGGACCTGGAAACCGACATCCTCTTCCTGATGCCCACGGAGACGGCCGTGGCCCAGCACAGGGCCAACGCCAA gagcGCCCAGACCTACACCTACGTGTTCGCCCACCCTTCTCGGATGCCCGTCTACCCCAGCT GTGGGGCCGACCACGCGGATGACCTCCAGTATGTCTTTGGGAAGCCCTTTGCCACTC TGGGCTACCGGTCCCAAGACAGGACCGTCTCCAAGGCCATGATCGCCTACTGGACCAACTTTGCCAGAAGCGG GGACCCTAACATGGGCGGGTCGAGTGTGCCCACACACTGGGAACCCTACACCCTAGAAAGCAGCAAGTACCTGGAGATTACCAATAAGATGGACAGCAGCTCCATGAAGCAGGACCTGAGGACCAGCTATCTGCAGTACTGGGCCACCACCTACCAGGCACTGCCCACGGTGGCAGACGAGGGGGCCATACCGGTGCCTCCGACCGGGGACTCGGAGGCCACCCCAGCCCCCCCCACGGGGGACCCGGAGGCCACCCCAGCACCCCCCACGGGGGACTCGGAGGCCACCCCAGCGCCCCCCCCCAGCGATGCTGAGGTGGCTCAGATGCCCATAGTCATTGGCTTCTAG